In Eschrichtius robustus isolate mEscRob2 chromosome 2, mEscRob2.pri, whole genome shotgun sequence, a single window of DNA contains:
- the NANOS3 gene encoding nanos homolog 3, translating to MGTFNPWTDYLGLARLVGALRGEEEPETRLDLQTEPVPGLEGQTPSPESSPAPERLCTFCKHNGESRAIYQSHVLKDEAGRVLCPILRDYVCPQCGATREHAHTRRFCPLTGQGYTSVYSYTTRNSAGRKLARSDKAKTLDSGHRRGGGGGGGACAGSKGAGNPSGTTPSSCCPFTSA from the exons ATGGGGACTTTCAATCCATGGACAGATTACCTGGGTTTGGCACGCCTGGTGGGGGCTCTGCGTGGGGAAGAGGAGCCTGAGACCAGGCTGGACCTCCAGACAGAACCAGTGCCAGGACTGGAGGGTCAGACACCCAGCCCGGAATCCTCACCAGCTCCTGAACGCCTGTGCACTTTCTGCAAGCACAACGGCGAGTCCCGGGCCATCTACCAATCCCACGTGCTCAAGGACGAAGCGGGCCGGGTGCTGTGCCCCATCCTTCGAGACTACGTGTGCCCCCAGTGTGGTGCCACTCGCGAGCATGCCCACACCCGCCGCTTCTGCCCGCTCACCGGCCAGGGCTACACCTCCGTCTATAGCTACACCACCCGCAACTCGGCCGGCAGGAAGCTGGCCCGCTCGGACAAGGCGAAGACGCTGGACTCCGGACACcgccgaggaggaggaggaggaggaggagcctgtGCAG GTTCCAAAGGTGCCGGGAATCCTTCTGGAACTACCCCCTCTTCCTGCTGTCCCTTCACTTCTGCCTAA